The Methylomonas rhizoryzae genome includes the window GATTTTCGCATCAAGTATTATTCTTTTTCCTGCTACAGTCGCAGGGTGGTTCGGGCATATTGACGGATTCGCGTGGCTAACTGAAATATCGACAGTTTTGTCACCGGGTCAGCCTGTTTACGTAATGTTCTATGCGTTGGCAATAATTTTCTTCTGTTTTTTTTATACCGCTCTCGTTTTTAACTCTAAAGAAACGGCAGAGAATTTGAAAAAATCCGGAGCATTTTTACCGGGCATAAGGCCAGGTGTTCATACCACTTTTTATATAGACAAAGTAATGTCTAGGCTCACTTTATTCGGTGCTATTTATATAACTCTGATTTGTCTGCTGCCGGAGTTTTTGATTGTCTATTGGAATGTTCCATTCTCGTTTGGCGGCACTTCGCTTTTAATCATTGTGGTAGTTGTAATGGATTTTATTTCGCAAATGCAGACTCATTTGATGTCCCAGCAGTATGAGGGGCTTATGAAAAAGGCAAATTTAAAAAGAAACTAATTCAATTACAAATACTGTTGAGGGTAATCAATATGAAAGTTCGGGCATCAATAAAGCCAATTTGTAAAAACTGTAAAGTAGTTAAGCGTTCTGGCGTTGTAAGAGTGATTTGTAAAGACGGTCGTCATAAGCAGCGTCAAGGATAGATTTTTTTTGTCTATATAGTATAATGGATAGTTTTAAACTGATTATCGCTCGGGAGAACGCATAATGGCTCGTATTGCCGGAATTAACGTGCCGGACCATAAGCACGCCGAAATTGCTTTAACAGCGATTTATGGTGTTGGTCGACCAACTGCAAAAGTGATTTGCACGAAGGTTGGTATTAAAGCAACCGCCAAGCTTAAAGATTTGACCGAAGAGCAGATCGAATCGATTAGGAAAACAATCGCTGCTATGACTGTCGAAGGTGATTTGCGTAGAGAAGTTTCGATGAATATTAAGCGCCTAATGGACCTTGGTTGTTATAGGGGTATTAGACACAGAAGAGGCCTGCCTTTGAGAGGACAGCGTACTCGTACAAACGCAAGAACACGAAAAGGGCCAAGAAAGCCTGTTACTAAATAATATTTTGGTTTAAATAAGTATGGCTACCCAAACCAGAACAAAAAAACGAATACGCAAAGAAGTTGCTGATGGTATTGCACACGTTCATGCGTCGTTTAATAACACAATCGTAACCATCACTGATAGAAAAGGTAACGCCCTGTCGTGGGCGACCTCCGGTGGTTCGGGCTTTAGAGGCTCAAGAAAAAGTACTCCTTTCGCGGCGCAAGTGGCTGCCGAAAAAGCGGGTCAAGTTGCACTTGAATATGGTGTAAAAAATTTAGATGTTATGATTAAAGGCCCTGGACCAGGAAGGGAGTCTGCTGTGCGCTCATTAAATGCGCTGGGTTTTAAAATTTCCAACATCGTCGACGTTACCCCTATTCCCCACAATGGCTGTCGACCACCCAAAAAACGTAGAGTTTAATAGCGGAATTTTACACAATGGCTAGATATATTGGACCGGTATGCAAGCTTGCCAGGCGCGAAGGAACTGATCTGTTTCTTAAAAGCCGAGGCAAATCATTAGATAGTAAATGTAAACAAGATCAAAAGCCTGGACAGCACGGAGCAAAGCGTTCTCGAAATTCCGACTATGCGTTGCAGCTTCGCGCAAAACAACGGTTGAGAAGAATTTACGGGGTTTTGGAAAAGCAGTTTAGAAACTATTATAAAACTGCGGATCAAAAAAAAGGAGCTACAGGCCAGAACTTGCTAGACATTTTGGAGTCTCGCTTGGATAACGTAGTTTATCGAATGGGGTTTGCTTGTACTCGAGCGGAAGCAAGGCAATTAGTATCTCATAAAGCGGTTTTAGTTAACGATGCTTTGATCAATGTTCCTTCTTATCATGTATCCGCTGGTGACACGGTGAGTATTAGAGAAAACGCTAAGAGTCAACAACGTATTAAAGACGCTATAACTGTCGCAGAGCAATACGGCTTTCCGCAATGGGTTGAAGTTGATACTAAGAAATTGGCTGGTCAATTTAAATCGGTTCCTGATCGAATTGATCTTGGCTCAGAGATTAATGAACAGCTTGTTGTCGAATTATATTCAAAATAAGTGTGACTTAAAAGGTTAACAGAAATATGCATAACGCTGTAGCGGGGTTGCTTAGGCCTAAGCTAGTCGAAGTTGTAAGCCAAGGCATGTATCATTCCAGAATCATTATAGAGCCACTGGAAAGAGGATTCGGGCATTCTCTTGGTAATGCGCTTAGGCGGGTGATTTTGTCTTCAATTCCAGGGTGCGCGGTAACGGAAGTATCAATTGCCGGAGTAGTCCATGAGTTTACATCTATCGAAGGGATTCAGGAAGATGTCATCGATATACTACTTAATTTAAAAAAGCTTTCAGTTATACTGCATGGGAAAGATGAGGTTGTATTGACATTATCTAAAACCGGTGTTGGGCCTGTCAAAGC containing:
- the rpmJ gene encoding 50S ribosomal protein L36; the encoded protein is MKVRASIKPICKNCKVVKRSGVVRVICKDGRHKQRQG
- the rpsM gene encoding 30S ribosomal protein S13, yielding MARIAGINVPDHKHAEIALTAIYGVGRPTAKVICTKVGIKATAKLKDLTEEQIESIRKTIAAMTVEGDLRREVSMNIKRLMDLGCYRGIRHRRGLPLRGQRTRTNARTRKGPRKPVTK
- the rpsK gene encoding 30S ribosomal protein S11, which encodes MATQTRTKKRIRKEVADGIAHVHASFNNTIVTITDRKGNALSWATSGGSGFRGSRKSTPFAAQVAAEKAGQVALEYGVKNLDVMIKGPGPGRESAVRSLNALGFKISNIVDVTPIPHNGCRPPKKRRV
- the rpsD gene encoding 30S ribosomal protein S4, translated to MARYIGPVCKLARREGTDLFLKSRGKSLDSKCKQDQKPGQHGAKRSRNSDYALQLRAKQRLRRIYGVLEKQFRNYYKTADQKKGATGQNLLDILESRLDNVVYRMGFACTRAEARQLVSHKAVLVNDALINVPSYHVSAGDTVSIRENAKSQQRIKDAITVAEQYGFPQWVEVDTKKLAGQFKSVPDRIDLGSEINEQLVVELYSK